CCGGGGCTGCGCGGCGATGCCGAGGCCTACCTCTCCCGGCACCTCAACCCGCACACCTGGCGCTACTTCAAGCGCAAGCGCCTGACCTCGCTGGCCCTGCCGGGCGCCGTACCGGCCCAGCTCTCCTTCATCCCGCGCAACGCGACCGTACGCCGGCTGGCGCGCCGGGCGCGGGCGCTGAAGCAGGTGGCCGGCCGAAAGTAGCCGAGAAGGGGTGGTCGTTCATCCATGTGACACCTTTGCGCTCCCTGAGCGTCAGCCGTCACTCACCTTTCACCCGTCGGAGGTACGTAGGTTCGGTTGTCCCACGACTCCCACGAGAAGGGCCCCAGGATGAGCGCGGCTGACCAGGCCACGGCACCGCACATACGGCTGCCCCTGTCCGACCGGCCGCCCGTCCGGCCCCGGGCGGCGAGCCGGCTGCGCGCCCTGGACGGGCTGCGGCTCATGGCCGCGCTGATGGTGTGCATGTACCACTTCACCGGCAAGAACGGCGAGGTGGCCACCTCCTGGCACCAGTCCCCCGGGACCATGTTCCCGACACTGTCGCAGCTGTCCACCTACGGCAGCCTGGGCGTCCAGTTCTTCTTCGTCATCAGTGGCTTCGTGATCTGCATGAGCAGCTGGGGCCGCAGCCTCGGCGACTTCTTCCGCTCCCGGATCTCCCGCCTCTACCCGGCGTACTGGGTGGCCATCGTCATGGTCACCGGCGCCGCGGTCCTGCTGCCGGTCGTCGTCCATCCCGTCCGGCCGGACGAGTTCCTGGTCAACCTCACGATGATGCAGCAGCCGCTGGGCGTGCCGCGGGTCCTGGGCGTGTGCTGGACGCTGTGGGTGGAGCTCAAGTTCTACGTGCTCTTCGCGCTGTTCGTGATCTGGAAGGGCGTCACCTACAAGCGGGTGGTCACCTTCTGCATCCTGTGGACACTGGCCAGTGCGTTCGCCCGGGTCGCCGACAACCCGCTGACCGACGAGCTGGTGATGCGCGACCACGCCCCGTTCTTCATCGGCGGCCTCGCGCTGTACCTGATCCACCGCTTCGGCAGCGACCTGCTGCTGTGGGGGATCGTCGGCATGTCCTTCCTGCTGGGCCAGCGCTACTCGGTCATGGCGCTGTGGCACCCCGGCGCCCAGGGCGACTTCCACCGCAGTCCGTACGTCATCCAGGCCATCGTCTTCTGCGCCTTCGCCGCCGTCGCGGTGGTGGCGCTGGGCTGGACGAGCTGGGCCAACTGGCGCTGGCTGACGGTGGCGGGGGCACTGACGTACCCCTTCTACCTGATCCACGAGCACCTGGGCTGGTTCTTCATCCGGGTCCTGCACCGGGGCCTCGGGCTGGGCTCCTACGCGACGCTGGCCCTGTCCGTGCTGAGCCTGCTGGGGCTGGCCTGGCTGATGCACCGGTTCGTGGAGAAGCCGTTCGGGCCGAAGCTGAAGCGGGGGCTGCCGGCCGTACGGTTCTGAAGCCGGAAAGACAGTTGGGGCGCCCCCGTGGCTCGGGGCGCCCCAACTGCTGTTCCGTGACCGCGCGTTACTTCCGCGCCGTCGACCGCAGCTGCCGCACGGCCTTGCGCACCGCCGGATGCCTGCGCAGCGCCTCCGCGCGGACCGGGCTGCCGCCGGGGAGGCGCAGGCTGGTGAGGCGGCGGCGCTTGAAGTAGTGCTGGTACCGGTTCAGGTTGGCGGTGAGCCAGGCGGCCACCTCGTCGCGCGAGCCGTGGTGCTTGCGGGACTGCATGCAGTAGCCGACGCTACGCACCAGCGGGGCCAACTCCTCGGCCATCCCGGCGAGTTCGAGCTGCGAGCCGAGCTCGGCGTGCTCCGCGTCGGGCAGGGCCGCGTCGATGATGGTCAGCGGGATGCGGTTGCTGTTCTCGTACGGCGTGATGCGTTCGAGGAGCAGGTCCGTACCGACGCGGGCGACCGGGATGCCGTAGAAGGCGGCGGCCGTCATCAGCGCGGTCGAGAAGCAGCCGATGACCAGCTTCGGCTTCAGGAAGGCGAAGACGGTCTCGGCGAGGACGGGCTCGTTCAGCACCGTGAGACGGACGCCGAGTTCGTCGGCGACCGCCTCCAGGGACTCGTTGAAGACGGCGGGCGCGCTCGGGTGCGGCTTGAACAGCACGTCCTGGTGGCCGGCCCGGGCGGCGGCGCGCAGCATGCGGATGTGCAGCCGCTCCTCCTCGTCCTGGGTGATCAGGTCGATGGCCGAGAGGTACTGGCCGAGGAGGACGGCGGTGGGCGGGTTGTCGGCCGGGAGGCGCTCGGCGAGGATGCCGGCGCCGGACTCGCCGATCTGGGCGAGGACGTCGACGATCGCCTCGTTGGGGACGGCCTCCGGCTCGACGCCGTACTCGGCGAGGAGCATGGGTCGCAGGCCCGGCACCAGGTCCAGGTGGAGGACGCGGGCGATCCGGCTGCTCATGCCGTGCGGGATGCGGTTGCGGGTGGGGCCGTAGCTCATCAGGCCGTCCGCGTACACATGGATCGGGCTGTCGGCGAAGATGTCCGCGACCGCGCGCGAGGGGTTGGCCTGGATGGACTCGCAGGCGATCTCGACGGGCTCGTCGCCGAGGTTCCAGGCGAGGCGTACGGCCTTCTCCCACAGCAGGGTGTCCTGGCCGCGCGGGGACCAGCCGGCCGGGTGGTGCGGGGAGATGAACTCGTTCCAGGAGCGCACCTCGTCGAACTCGGGGCGCAGCTTCTCGAAGCCGGCCATCTTGTCCAGCGGGGTGCCGACCTCGGGGATGGCGGCCGTGTTGCTCACGACGAGGATGCGGCGGACGCCCTCGCGCGGGCCGAACTGGCCGGCCCGGATGGCGGCGGTGACGGTCGCGGCCGCGTACTGCGTGGCCGAGAAGAAGATCTGGATCATGCCGCCACTCCCTTCATGCCACCCCGTATCCGGCGCAGCATGTACACGCGTTCCTCGCCCATCCCGATGAGGGCCTCTTCCAACTCCTCCTCCGACATCCTGCCCAGCGCCTCGGCCGCCATCTGCTTCAGCCTGGCCGCGATGCTGCGCTCGAACCGGCCCCGGCTGAGCAGCTGGTGGGCGATGACGACGCAGTAGTTGCGCAGCGCCTTCTTGCGCAGCCTGCCCACCTCGGGGTCCTCGGCGAGCTCGGCGAGGACGAGGTCGAAGGAGCGGAAGAAGTCCAGCTGGCGCACATCGCCGATCTGGGTCAGCGAGCTGGCCACGCCCCGGCGGTAGAAGACGCCGCGCAGGCTGGCGACGGCGTAGGAGTCGGCCCTGCGGTGCAGGTCCCAGATCCAGGGGCGGTCCTCGGCGGTCTTCAGCCCGTCGTGGAAGCGCAGCATGCCGCGGTCCAGGAGGCGGCGGTGGTAGACGCCGGCCCACGCGTACGGGTAGTCGACCATGGTGGTGTCGTCGACGGGGAGGATCGAGGTGCGCGGGTCCAGCGGGGTGTGCCGCCGTCCCTCGGGCGCCCGGTGGACGGTCCGCTCGATGCCGGTGACCTGCACGTGGTCGGTCCGTACGAAGTCGACGTCGAACCGCTCGACGGCGTCGACGAGATCCGCGAGATAGCCGGGCGCCAGCCAGTCGTCGCCGTCGAGGAAGGTGAGGTAGCGGCCCTCCGAGGCGTCGATTCCGGTGTTGCGCGCGGTGGCCAGTCCGCCGTTCTGCTCGTGCCGTATCACCCGACTGTTCTTGAGTCTCTTCGTCAGCGTCAGCAGCGCTTCGTACGTCTTGTCCTTGGTGGACCGGTCCTCGACGAAGATGAACTCGAAGTCGTCCCGTTCGTTGTTGACCAGGCTGGTCACGGTCTCGGGTACGTACGACTCGATGTTGTAGCACGGGACGATCACGGACAGGGTGGTTTGGTTGGCCACGTGTGCACACCTGGATTCTCAGCGGGAAATCTCCGTGATCCTAGGAACCGACGGGCTGCCTGAACGCGACACCTCGCCGACCTCCAAGTGAACTCGGCATGACATCACCATGCCGCGGACCCGCGCGCACGGCGGCGCCGCGCCCGGCTTCGTACGGCATCCATCATTCCGCTACACGATCACCCGCGCGTGTCCATCCTCCGCTGATGAGGTGTGGCCCGAACCGGCGCGAGTGCGCCAGTTCGAGGGATTTGTGTTCGACCAACTCTGCGAAGGAGTAAGGGAATGCGTATCCGCAACAGAATGGGCAGACTGGCCGCCTGCGCAGCCGCCGCGACGGGACTCACGGTGGCGGCGGCCGGTTCCGCCTCGGCGGTGACGACCACCGTCCAGGTCTGGGGCTCCTCGGGCACCTACCTCGGCAGCGGCTACTTCCACGGCGGCGGCTCGGGCGCGATCGAGGTGTACGACGCCTTCTGCGACGGGGACAACGGCATCATCGCCGCCGCCTACGTGTGGCGGAACAGCTCGTGGACGACCAGCGGACTGGTGAGCGTCCGGGGCTGCGGTTCGACCAACTACAACGGCCTCGCCGACAACAGCCCCCGTCCGGCATACGGCGAGCAGGTGAAGTTCACCGTGTGCAAGCTGCTGCCCGACGGCACCTGGAAGGACTGCATCAACACCTACGTCGAGAACTACTGATCGCCTACCCGGCCCGGTACCGCGCCTCGATCCCGGCGATCACCAGGGCCAGCCCTTCCTCGAAGTGCCGTTCGTAGTCAGCGAAGATCTCCGCGCCCGCCTGAGCCGACAAGGGGAAGTCGGCCATCAGGCGGGCGCGTTGCTCAATGTCGTAGCCCTCGCGGCGCTCGCCGGGCAGCGGCTCGACGCCCTGCTCCTCCGTGACGAAACCGAGGGTGTAGAAGTACGTCGCCGAGGTCGCGCGGACCGCCTGGGCGAGGGTGAAACCGGCGGCCGTGAACAGGCGCAGGTTGTCCTCCATCTGTTCGGCGTGCTCGATGCCGGTGAAGCGTGAGCCGCTGAAGACCTTCGCGCCGTCGCGGTAGCCGAGCAGCGCCGTGCGCAGTCCGCGGTTGGACTTGAGCAGCCGTTCCTGCCAGGTGTCGGCGGGGTCGAGGGGCGTCCCGGCGACCATCCGCCGGTACATCTCGGTCGCCATCTCGTCGAGCAGCGCCTGTTTGTCCTTGAAGTGCCAGTACAGGGCCGGCGCCTTGACGTCCAGCTCCTTGGCGATGGCACGCAGGGTCAGGCCGTCCAGACCGACCTCGTTCAGGAGCTTGAGGGCGGTGTCCGCGACGCGTGTGCGGTCGAGGGGCGCTCGGCGTTCGGTGTTCACGCTTTGACAGCTTAACGACGTTAAGGCCACCCTCGCGCTCCGCTGAACTTAACAGCGTTAAGGAGAGTCGATCATGACTGTACGGACCGATGTACTGATCGTGGGCGCGGGGCCGACCGGCCTCACCCTCGGCATCGACCTCGCCCGGCGCGGGGTGGACGCGCTGGTCGTGGAGCGGGACGAGCGGCTGTTCCCCGGCTCGCGCGGCAAGGGGATCCAGCCGCGCACGATGGAGGTCTTCGACGACCTGGGCGTGCTCGACGCGATCCGCGCGGCGGGCGGCAGCTATCCGGTGGGGATGATCTGGCAGGACGGGGAGCGGGTCGGCGAGCACCGGATGTTCGACCCGGCGGAGGTGACGGAGGACTCCCCGTACGCCGAGCCGTGGATGGTGCCGCAGTGGCGGACGCGGCAGATCCTGTTCGGCCGGCTGGAGGAGCTGGGCGGGAAGGTCGCCTTCGGCCGGGAGGTCGTCGGGGTGACGCAGGACGCGGAGGGCGTGACCGCGCACTTCTCGGGGGGCGAGAGCGTCCGTGCGCGGTACGTCGTCGCCGCGGACGGTGGCCGTTCGGCCGTACGGCGGGCTGTGGGCATCGGCATGACCGGGGAGACGGTCGACCCGAGCCCGATGCTGGTGGCGGACGTCAGGATCGCGGGACTGGACCGGAACAACTGGCACATCTTCCCGCCCGCCGACGATGCGGGCGGCTTCCTCGCCGTGTGCCCGCTGGCCGGCACGGAGGACTTCCAGGTCGTCGCCCAGTTCCCCGAGGGCGCCTCGGTGGACCTCTCCCTCGACGGCATCCGCAAGATCGTCGCCGCCCGGTCCCACCTCGCCCCCGAGGACGTGACCGAGGTGCGCTGGGCGTCGGACTTCCGGCCACGGACGGCGCTGGCGGACCGGTTCCGGGACGGGCGGGTCTTCCTGGCGGGGGACGCCGCGCACGTCCACTCACCGGCGGGCGGGCAGGGGCTCAACACCAGCGTGCAGGACGCGTACAACCTGGGGTGGAAGCTGGGGGCGGTGCTGCGGGACGGGGCGGGCGCCGGGCTGTTGGACACGTACGAGGAGGAACGGCGGGCCATCGCGGCGGACATGCTGGGGTTGTCGACGAGCGTGCATCGCGGGGAGGTGCGGCGCGGGGAGGCTACGCGTCAACTGGGGCTGGAGTACCGGGAGTCGAGCCTGACGGAGGAGACGCGGGGGGGGCGCCGGGGGCGGTGCGGGGCGGGGATCGGGCGCCGGATGGGGTGCTGGGTGGCGTGCGGCTGTTTGATGCGTTTCGGGGGCCGCACTGGACGTTGGTCGCGGTGGGGGTGGAGGTGCCGGAGGTGGCGGGGGCGGTGCGGGTGGTTCGAGGGGACGCGCAGGAGTCGTACGGCAGCGGGGTGTTTCTCGTACGACCGGACGGTTACGTGGGGTGGGCCGGAAACCAGGCAGCCGGGGTCGTGGACTACCTGGCTCGCTTCGGCCTGCGCTAGTCGTCGCCGTCGAGGAGGGTGTCGACGGAGAGGTCGAGGGTGACGCCGACGGATTCGGGGACGGGGACGGCCTGCCCTCGCTTGAAGCGCTGAGGGTCGGGGTACTTACCGTCGGCCGGGTCCGTGTAGAGGAGGACCTCGTCGTGCGTGCGGTCGGCCACGATATAGACGGGGATGCCGGCCCTGGCATAGATCCCGACCTTGATGGCCGTGTCGTTGGACCAGTTGGTCGAGGTCACCTCCAACACCAGACGGAAGACGTGCGGCGCGTAGCAGTTCTTCTCGACGAGCGCGTCCCGGAAATCGGCGTCGACGACGGACACGTCCGGCACCGCGTAGTCATCCGGTCCGGTCGGCAGCCAGAGTCCGATCCCGGGAATGGCCCGGAGCCCAGCCTCCCGGGCTCCGGCCTGCCTGAACTCGTAGCCGACCTCGAAACACGTCTCTTGGTGCGGCCCATCCGGCGGCGGTGTCACGACAATGCTCCCGTTGAGGATCTCCACCCGGTGCCCGGGCAGCTCCTCCCAGAGCCGGTCGGCAGCATCAGAAAGCGACGACTCGTGCAGCATCACAGCCACGGCACCCTCCTTTCGGGAACACCCTCCACGAGATTAACCGGGGGCGGGCGAATTCCGCCCCCGATCACTCATTCGAGGGAACCGCCCAGCTCAGAACGCATCCGTCGGCACGTAAATCCCCCAAACCCCCCGCAGCGCGTTGCATACCTCCCCCACAGTCGCCCGAGCCCGCAGCGCCTCCTTCATCGGGTACAGCACGTTGTCCTCCCCCTCCGCCGCCTTCCGCAGGGCATCGAGGGCCGAGTCCACCGCCCCCTGGTCCCGCTCCGCCCGCAGCTTCGCGAGCCGCTCGGCCTGCTGGGCCTCGATGGCGGGGTCGACGCGCAGCGGCTCGTACGGCTCCTCCTCGTCCAGCTGGAAGCGGTTGACGCCGACGACCACCCGCTCGCCCGAGTCCGTCTCCTGGGCGATCCGGTACGCGCTGCGCTCGATCTCGTTCTTCTGGAAGCCGTGCTCGATGGCCGCCACCGCGCCGCCGAGGTCCTCGACCCGCTGCATCAGCTCGACCGCCGCCGCCTCCACGTCGTCGGTCATCTTCTCGATGACGTACGAGCCCGCGAAGGGGTCGACCGTCGCCGTCACGTCCGTCTCGTACGCCAGCACCTGCTGCGTACGCAACGCCAGCCGCGCGCTCTTGTCCGTCGGCAGCGCGATCGCCTCGTCGAAGGAGTTCGTGTGCAGGGACTGCGTGCCTCCCAGCACCGCCGCGAGGCCCTGCACCGCGACCCGGACCAGGTTCACCTCCGGCTGCTGGGCCGTCAGCTGCACGCCGGCGGTCTGCGTGTGGAAGCGCAGCATCAGCGACTTCGGGTTCTTCGCTCCGAACTCCTCCCGCATCACGCGGGCCCAGATCCTGCGCGCGGCACGGAACTTGGCGACCTCCTCCAGGATCGTCGTACGGGCCACGAAGAAGAAGGAGAGGCGGGGCGCGAAGTCGTCGACGTCCATGCCCGCCGCCACCGCCGTGCGGACGTACTCGATGCCGTCCGCCAGCGTGAACGCGATCTCCTGCGCGGGCGACGCGCCCGCCTCCGCCATGTGGTAGCCGGAGATCGAGATCGTGTTCCACTTCGGGATCTCGGCCTTGCAGTACTTGAA
Above is a window of Streptomyces sp. DT2A-34 DNA encoding:
- a CDS encoding acyltransferase, with protein sequence MSAADQATAPHIRLPLSDRPPVRPRAASRLRALDGLRLMAALMVCMYHFTGKNGEVATSWHQSPGTMFPTLSQLSTYGSLGVQFFFVISGFVICMSSWGRSLGDFFRSRISRLYPAYWVAIVMVTGAAVLLPVVVHPVRPDEFLVNLTMMQQPLGVPRVLGVCWTLWVELKFYVLFALFVIWKGVTYKRVVTFCILWTLASAFARVADNPLTDELVMRDHAPFFIGGLALYLIHRFGSDLLLWGIVGMSFLLGQRYSVMALWHPGAQGDFHRSPYVIQAIVFCAFAAVAVVALGWTSWANWRWLTVAGALTYPFYLIHEHLGWFFIRVLHRGLGLGSYATLALSVLSLLGLAWLMHRFVEKPFGPKLKRGLPAVRF
- a CDS encoding alpha-2,8-polysialyltransferase family protein yields the protein MIQIFFSATQYAAATVTAAIRAGQFGPREGVRRILVVSNTAAIPEVGTPLDKMAGFEKLRPEFDEVRSWNEFISPHHPAGWSPRGQDTLLWEKAVRLAWNLGDEPVEIACESIQANPSRAVADIFADSPIHVYADGLMSYGPTRNRIPHGMSSRIARVLHLDLVPGLRPMLLAEYGVEPEAVPNEAIVDVLAQIGESGAGILAERLPADNPPTAVLLGQYLSAIDLITQDEEERLHIRMLRAAARAGHQDVLFKPHPSAPAVFNESLEAVADELGVRLTVLNEPVLAETVFAFLKPKLVIGCFSTALMTAAAFYGIPVARVGTDLLLERITPYENSNRIPLTIIDAALPDAEHAELGSQLELAGMAEELAPLVRSVGYCMQSRKHHGSRDEVAAWLTANLNRYQHYFKRRRLTSLRLPGGSPVRAEALRRHPAVRKAVRQLRSTARK
- a CDS encoding glycosyltransferase family 2 protein, whose amino-acid sequence is MANQTTLSVIVPCYNIESYVPETVTSLVNNERDDFEFIFVEDRSTKDKTYEALLTLTKRLKNSRVIRHEQNGGLATARNTGIDASEGRYLTFLDGDDWLAPGYLADLVDAVERFDVDFVRTDHVQVTGIERTVHRAPEGRRHTPLDPRTSILPVDDTTMVDYPYAWAGVYHRRLLDRGMLRFHDGLKTAEDRPWIWDLHRRADSYAVASLRGVFYRRGVASSLTQIGDVRQLDFFRSFDLVLAELAEDPEVGRLRKKALRNYCVVIAHQLLSRGRFERSIAARLKQMAAEALGRMSEEELEEALIGMGEERVYMLRRIRGGMKGVAA
- a CDS encoding TetR/AcrR family transcriptional regulator C-terminal domain-containing protein: MNTERRAPLDRTRVADTALKLLNEVGLDGLTLRAIAKELDVKAPALYWHFKDKQALLDEMATEMYRRMVAGTPLDPADTWQERLLKSNRGLRTALLGYRDGAKVFSGSRFTGIEHAEQMEDNLRLFTAAGFTLAQAVRATSATYFYTLGFVTEEQGVEPLPGERREGYDIEQRARLMADFPLSAQAGAEIFADYERHFEEGLALVIAGIEARYRAG
- a CDS encoding Uma2 family endonuclease; translated protein: MLHESSLSDAADRLWEELPGHRVEILNGSIVVTPPPDGPHQETCFEVGYEFRQAGAREAGLRAIPGIGLWLPTGPDDYAVPDVSVVDADFRDALVEKNCYAPHVFRLVLEVTSTNWSNDTAIKVGIYARAGIPVYIVADRTHDEVLLYTDPADGKYPDPQRFKRGQAVPVPESVGVTLDLSVDTLLDGDD
- a CDS encoding methylmalonyl-CoA mutase, with the protein product MARESESGLPIEPVYGPDALNDWDPAEKLGEPGEYPFTRGVYPSMYTGRPWTMRQYAGFGTATESNARYRDLIAHGTMGLSVAFDLPTQMGHDSDAPIAHGEVGKVGVAIDSIDDMRVLFGGIPLDQVSTSMTINAPAALLLLLYQLVAEEQGVPADRLTGTIQNDVLKEYIARGTYIFPPKPSLRLIADIFKYCKAEIPKWNTISISGYHMAEAGASPAQEIAFTLADGIEYVRTAVAAGMDVDDFAPRLSFFFVARTTILEEVAKFRAARRIWARVMREEFGAKNPKSLMLRFHTQTAGVQLTAQQPEVNLVRVAVQGLAAVLGGTQSLHTNSFDEAIALPTDKSARLALRTQQVLAYETDVTATVDPFAGSYVIEKMTDDVEAAAVELMQRVEDLGGAVAAIEHGFQKNEIERSAYRIAQETDSGERVVVGVNRFQLDEEEPYEPLRVDPAIEAQQAERLAKLRAERDQGAVDSALDALRKAAEGEDNVLYPMKEALRARATVGEVCNALRGVWGIYVPTDAF